CCTCAATTAGgagaaattttttaaatcagactTCCTGAGATGCAGTGTCAAATGGTTTAACAGCATCTAGAAATCTCTCTCTTGTGTCCCTGTCATCTATTAACTTGGTAACTCAATCAAAGGGAGCAATCGCATTTGTCTGGCTTGATTAAGTGGTGCTTCTTTGCCAGCTTTTGTCTGGCATGGCTATAAAACCCCAGCTGTGTTGACTGCTGTGATCCCTGCCTGAAGGGCTGAATCCCAGCTTCTCCCTGCACCATCCCAGGGGCTCTGCACTTGAGCCCCAATTCCATCCAAGCTCAGCACATCCCATCCTTGCCCAGCTGGGGAACCTGACACAGAGTGGGCTGACCTTCCCATCTGGTGTGATCTGTGTCCTGGAGagtccttcccttcccagggtGGATGTTGTGATCAGAGCTGGATCCAACTCTGCAGACATTTCTGCAGGCCTCCCTCCCTTTGAAGCTGAGCTTTCCTGTCTCAGCTTGGCTCAGAGAAGCCCCGTGGATGCAGCCCGCAATGGCCTCAGTTCCTCCTTTCCTACAGGAGCAGGGATCACTTACACTCTAGCAGGGAGCTGATGAAAAATGATGCCCCAGCATGAGCAGGGCCCATTTTGGTTAAGCAAACAGTTGGTAGAGGAAACTCCTCCACGAACCCTCCACACCTCCTAAGAAAACACTGGAGCTCTCCCATGGGATCAGGCTCTGAGAAATCTTCTGAGCCAGCAGATCCCTGAGTTTATAAATCTTCAGTCCTGGGATGAGCCAGATCCCTATGGGCCATGCTGAGCTCTGGTAGATGTCACCTGAACACCCCACAGCACCAAGCACCCCAGCTCCCCGCCTGACCCCAGTGCTTGGCCTCTGCTTCCAGGTTTAGCTGAGCCTGGCCAGGCAGTGGGAACATCAGGGAAGGCTGTGAGTGAGAAGCTGTGCTGGGGTCTGGGCTGTTTGGCCCTGCCATGGAGGGGAGGTGTTGCCCCCATTTCTCTCTGATCTCCAGGGGATTACCAGGGCCTCAGTGGGCATTACTGAGGGGTGAAGTAAGAAGTGGATCTAAGACTCAGGGGATTTGATGTGAAATTGTGCAGTTTCATGGCAGTTCAGCAAAGGGATGAAGCAGTGGAGAATGCTGATATTCCCCCTTTGATTCCCCCAGATTGGGGGGCTGCCCCATGACCACCACCCCCTgcactgcagccagctggggtgggcaggggctggtgctCAGTAGCCCAcagctctctgggcagccaCTTGCGATAGGATTTTCCTGCAGGTCGCTCCTCACTGGCCACTTTGGTACATTTAAGTCTCAATGAGATTTTTGTGTTCTGAGTGATTGATCTGGAGCAGCCAGCGCTGGATGAGCTGGGAAGTGTTGGACAAGGTTACGCCggcagctctgtgcctgcttCTCCTGgggccagccctgagcagatgGCCCCAGCGAGCCCTGCTACACCACAGGGCTTGGGGACAGGCTCCAGCAAGCAAAGTCCCCAAATGTCTGGGCATGACCCCAGGAAAGCCCTTCCCAATGTCCCAGCCAGCCCCTTAACTGTGCCTTCAAGGACAGACCAGATCAATACTTTCCATTTCTAATCCATACAATCGCAGGAAGAGCTGGGgtcagaggagcagggaggtggcagcagcagcaccattgCTGAACAGGAGGAATTGATTTTCTGGGGTCTTCATTTCCTTGCACCTCTCATCTGTTGTGCTCCCTTCCTGGGTCTCCTCTCTCTGTGGGAGCACAGGCAGATTGTTCCCTCCTTGTGGGATGCTGATGAAATGCTCAACGTCATGTGGAAAACCCTTCTGCCGCAGCCCGACGTTGGCTCTTGGCCAAGCTCCATTAAGGGATGATGTGGTTCTTtggctggagagggaaggaaggcatGGGGGGCCTTGAGGGGAGGTTGGGACCGAAAGCCAAGGGCACAAATGCCCACAATCCTTCCTAGACTGTGTGGAGAGCAAGTGGGGGCCTGATGAGGCTGGGATAAGTGAGGATGTTTTGGGAGGCTCTTTTAGGTTGATTTGGGTTCCCTGGCTGGTGTCAGAGCCCATGGTGTTGCCTTGAGGATGCTGCCttcagccccaggagcaccctGGATGCCAGCAGAGCTATCTGAATCCATCCTGCCCCATTCCTTGCTTCCTTGTGGGTGCACTGGTGGAGGCAGcaaaagccagcacagctctaagCAAATCTTGGTGTGATGCCAAGCTGCCTGAAAaccctcttttctctctttctctcccttgcTGAAGGTGATCACCATTTTCACACTGGTGGAAGTGGTACTGACGGCAGATGGTGGCCCCCTCAAGTACAGTGCCCTGCTCAAGAGGCCAAGCTCGGACAAGTGAGAGCCCTGGCTCCGTGGGCTCCCCACTCGTGATGCTCCCTCACCTCCCAGGCCCTGCACTGGCACCCACTGGAGacagaagggacccacaaggactTTGGGGTTTTGAGTTTTAAAACCATTGTGGTTTTATTTGTGGTTTGGATTTTAACTCCAGCTGGGAGCGGGGCTTGAGCCTGCCCCAGGCAGAACATTTCTACTCTCGGGAATTTTTAGCTTTATGCtttcttaatgttttttttaaggcagtGGTGTCCATCCCCAGCTTCAGTGCCCGTGGTGAAGGCTGAGAGGGGATACATGTCCCCAGGAGTGGAGAGGGGCTGGCTCCACCATCCCAGGTGGGATGTGGATGCAGTGGGATGCAGccatggggctgtgcaggagggTTTCTTGCAGGGTTGTGTGTCATGTAATAAAAGCCGGGTCAGCAGCTGTGTGTGGAGCTCGCACGGGTTTTATTTTGTGCCCTGCATGTTCCCCCCAGCTGGGGGATCCCAGCAGTAACTCATCTCCCAGGCAGccccctgccttcccctgcctgcCACTTCCCAGGCACTATGAAATCCAAGCGGCCTCACTGCCTGTCCCAGCCTCAGATATGCTTGGCCAGATGTGAAATCAGAACAGATGTTCCCAGGTCCTGATCCAGCAGGTATTCCCTCAGTCCCTCCAACTTCATGAGAAGTCCCTGTGCGTCTCCACATCATCACAGGCAGTGGTTGGTGAAGGGATTGACATCTGGCAAGAAGGAATGAATCCATtgtgccaggcagggagggagcccTGCATCACTGTGCCCCATCAGTGGTGACAGCATggccccagcaccaccacatcAGCCCTTTGCAGGAGCTGGCCAAACCCCGAGTGCCTGGATCAGGATGGGGGATTAGGGTGGGGTACAAGACAGTTCCCAGGGGCTGGTGAAGCCATCAAGGACACCTGTAGTCTCCAGGGGCTGTGCTCCTGTAGTGTCCTTCCAGGTGGCCTGGTGCAATCACGGGTGGATGTCACCCAATGCTGGTGACATGGGGCtgttccctgcccacagcaggtaCCCCACTGTGCAGGTGTGCTGGCATGGGCTGCCCCAGGGCACCCAGCCTGTCAGGCACCAGCTGTCCCAGGAGCTGACAGGCAGCGTGTAACTCTGTCTGCTGGGACGGACCAGAGGACACTGACACCAAAGCCAAGATGTCCACCCCCTACCCCTCAGCCCAGTGTCCCCTCCTCAGGTTTGTCTCAGGGGAAACCAGGCAaatccagcctggcccagctCAGCCTGTCTGCAAAAACAGCCCTTTGCCCTGTGCCCTCCCTCCCACTCCCTGGGGTCCTGCAGGAAACCGCCCCCATGGGAGCTGGGGCCCAGAGGTGCCCTGGTCCTTAGGGACAGGCTGGAGGTCCTGCCTTGCTGGTGGGGGAAGGGATGGCCCcggggggagggggctgggggcatTGGGAGGGCCCTTGGAGGGCTGGGAGATAGTCTGTGGTGAATGTTATCAGCCCATCGTCTCACGGGACAGGGAAGAGCCATAAAGGGCTGTCCCCTCACCCTGGACGAAGGCAGCATTCCAGGAGGGAGCCAGGGTGGGCAGCATGGGGCAGCCGCTTTCCCCTGGAACCTGccttctcctctgcttcctcACCCAGCTCTCCACTGCAGCCTCCAGTGACAGGGGACATGTGGGACAGTGGGGTAAGAGCCTCTGGtgggggatgctggggctgGTGTCACTTCCCTGGGGGTCTCCAGGGACCATGTCACCTCCCCATGGGATACCAGTGAAGGGGAGCCCTCACAGCCACCTCAGGGGGGTCTGAGACCACAGCCCCCCTGCCAAAGCAGGCCCTgccccccatccctgctgctcccaaccCCCATCCCTGACTTTGGATGAAGTGCCCTGAGAGCCACAGCCAGCTGTGGTTACCCAGCCATTGCACACTCGCTGTGGCTGATCCTCTGGCTCCTCATCCACTGCCAAGAGGCACAAGGAACCTCCCTGCAAAaccatgcctcagtttcccctctgCAGGTGGTTTCTTAGCAATGCTGGGCTGCAAAAGACCATGCTGATCTCCAGGGGATTTCTGGTCCCCCATGGAGGGCGTTTACAGCAGCTCAATTCACCTTGGGTAGAGATGGCAATGCTGGACCCCTGgaggctcccagctctgctctcacctcCAGATGCTGAGAAGACCCCGGGCTACTGGAATAAAGAggccaggaggaggctggagtTGGCCCTGGCCTTGCAGCCAGCGGCACAGCGGGCCAAAAACATCATCCTCTTCATGGGTGATGGTGAGTGCCCCGGGTCACTGCCACGCCCTGCAGCTCCCTAACAGCCGGGGGATGTGGCTGCTGAGAagatggggctggggctggggcaagCCCTCGGGCAGTGCCTGAGGAGGGCAGGGCTGTCCCTCGTCCCGGCCCCCTGCCACCCCGTGACTCAGACATGCTCACAGGCATGGGGCTGTCCACCATGTCAGCGGCTCGGATCTACAAGGGGCAGCTGTCCGGTGGCTTGGGCGAGGAGAATGTCTTGGCCATGGAGACCTTTCCCCACATGGCCCTGGCCAAGGTGAGTGGGGCAGTGCCCGGTGGGAcactcctgctgcccctgcttGAAACTCCACTGCACCTGTCTTGCTTCCAGACCTACACCATCGACCGGCAGGTGCCTGACAGCGCTGGCACGGGCACCGCCTACCTCTGTGGGGTGAAGGCCAACGCCAAGACTCTGGGACTGAGTGGGGCGGCCGTCTATGGAAAATGCCGCACCACCTTTGGCAATGAGGTGGACTCCATCCTGCACCGGGCCAGGCTGGCAGGTACGGGGCAGCCAGAAGCCCTGTCAGAGAGCCTGGCATGGCCATCCTGTGCTGTACAGAGCTTGATGGACTCCCTGTAAACCCTTGCCCATGCTGCAGGCAAGTCTGTGGGCATCGTGACGACCACGCGGGTGCAGCACGCGTCCCCCGGGGCAGCCTATGCGCACTCGGCCAGCCGGGGCTGGTATGCTGATGCCAACATGCCCAGGGAGGCCCTGCGGGACGGCTGCAAGGACATCGCCTACCAGCTGGTGCACAACACTGACATCAACGTGAGCTGGGGGGCAGGAGCGGGAgggagggggcactgggagcactgggagggtcTGCTGAGCTCCCCGGCAGGTGATCCTGGGCGGCGGGAGGATGTACATGACCCCTAAGCGGACTCCGGACCCCGAGTACCCGGAGGACCCGGATCAAAATGGCACCAGGAAGGACGGCCGGGACTTGATTGCTGAGTGGCTGAGTGCCAAGCAGGTAGTGTGCCAGGGAAGAGGGAATGTGActccaggcacagggtgtgtgCCATTGTCACTGGCTCAGCTCTTGCTGACAGGGTGCCCGCTATGTCTGGGACAAGAAGGGCCTGGATGCGGTTGAAGATGACTCTGTGAGCCACCTTATGGGTAGGAGCATCACTGCCTGCACCAATGGCaatccttcctcctcctcctcccctctctgGAGGTGTCAGCAGGGGCACAAAGCATGGCATGGACCccctctacctcctcccccaggCCTCTTTGAGCCCAAGGACATGAGGTACGAGCTGAACCGCAACACATCCACGGACCCCTCCATCGTGGAGATGACAGAAAAGGCCGTCCGCATCCTGCGCAGGAACCCCAATGGCTTCTTCCTCTTTGTGGAAGATGAGTAGCTCCAGGGGGGCActgtggctggggctggggtgggatgTGCGTCCTGGGAGCAGGTGGCCACCCGAGGGGACTGGAGAGAGGATGATGGCCACGTTCCCCGTGCAGGTGGCAGAATCGACCATGGCCACCACAGTGGCCGGGCCAAGCAGGCGCTGATGGAGGCTGTAATGCTGGACCGGGCGGTGGCACGGGCGGGCGAGCTCACCTCCCCCACTGACACTCTGACCGTGGTGACGGCCGATCACTCCCATGTCTTCACCTTTGGGGGCAGCACACCACGTGGCAACTCCATCTTCGGTGGGTCTTGGGGAGGGGCAGTGAACATCCCTCCTCCCACCTCACTCTGTTGCTGCCATGGGAGGCTGAGCTGgcccaggcagggagctggggagaggtACCCAGCTGGGATAGGAGGTGACAATGTctttctctgtgccagggctggcccCCAAGAAAGCCA
This genomic window from Corvus hawaiiensis isolate bCorHaw1 chromosome 10, bCorHaw1.pri.cur, whole genome shotgun sequence contains:
- the LOC125330747 gene encoding intestinal-type alkaline phosphatase-like isoform X2, with protein sequence MGQPLSPGTCLLLCFLTQLSTAASSDRGHVGQWDAEKTPGYWNKEARRRLELALALQPAAQRAKNIILFMGDGMGLSTMSAARIYKGQLSGGLGEENVLAMETFPHMALAKTYTIDRQVPDSAGTGTAYLCGVKANAKTLGLSGAAVYGKCRTTFGNEVDSILHRARLAGKSVGIVTTTRVQHASPGAAYAHSASRGWYADANMPREALRDGCKDIAYQLVHNTDINVILGGGRMYMTPKRTPDPEYPEDPDQNGTRKDGRDLIAEWLSAKQGARYVWDKKGLDAVEDDSVSHLMGLFEPKDMRYELNRNTSTDPSIVEMTEKAVRILRRNPNGFFLFVEGGRIDHGHHSGRAKQALMEAVMLDRAVARAGELTSPTDTLTVVTADHSHVFTFGGSTPRGNSIFGLAPKKAKDKRAYTSILYGNGPGYSIRDGARPAASLPAAEDKDYRQQAAVPLETETHSGEDVVVLAQGPMAHLFHGVQEQHYIAHAMAYAACLEPYATEPGCRAARRASQGTQCSPQPLLALLALCIAALIVGG
- the LOC125330747 gene encoding intestinal-type alkaline phosphatase-like isoform X1 — its product is MPQFPLCRWFLSNAGLQKTMLISRGFLVPHGGRLQQLNSPWVEMAMLDPWRLPALLSPPDAEKTPGYWNKEARRRLELALALQPAAQRAKNIILFMGDGMGLSTMSAARIYKGQLSGGLGEENVLAMETFPHMALAKTYTIDRQVPDSAGTGTAYLCGVKANAKTLGLSGAAVYGKCRTTFGNEVDSILHRARLAGKSVGIVTTTRVQHASPGAAYAHSASRGWYADANMPREALRDGCKDIAYQLVHNTDINVILGGGRMYMTPKRTPDPEYPEDPDQNGTRKDGRDLIAEWLSAKQGARYVWDKKGLDAVEDDSVSHLMGLFEPKDMRYELNRNTSTDPSIVEMTEKAVRILRRNPNGFFLFVEGGRIDHGHHSGRAKQALMEAVMLDRAVARAGELTSPTDTLTVVTADHSHVFTFGGSTPRGNSIFGLAPKKAKDKRAYTSILYGNGPGYSIRDGARPAASLPAAEDKDYRQQAAVPLETETHSGEDVVVLAQGPMAHLFHGVQEQHYIAHAMAYAACLEPYATEPGCRAARRASQGTQCSPQPLLALLALCIAALIVGG